tgtgtgtgtgtgtgcacgtgcacTCATGTGCACGCGcacataagatttttaaaaaataaactatcatCTTCTCCCTGTCTCCTTTTGCAATCTGGTACCAGGGTGAAGGGACAGGGAGAGGAGAGGCCAAGTCAATATGACATTCCCTCCTACCCTCCCTTAGGTCATCTCTGTTTTCAAGACATCTCTAACTACATTAAAAACATCTTGCCCTTAGTAACTCAGCTTCATAATTAAAAACTGGCATGAGCAATAGAAAAGAACACTGATGTCATTTCACCATTTGTTGCCTAAGGCTAAAAAGCCAAAGTAGTAGCCCTATATCCTCAACCAGATGGCTCCATTAATTGTTAAGAAGCCCTATTTGATATGGGTTCCTACCCATTATAGACCCATTTTCCATCAGTGTGCTAGTAACAAGGAAAAAATGTCACTTTTTTCTGTTCTGGCTGGGGTGTTGGGATGAAAACAACTTATTTCTGAGATGAAGTATTTATCAAAGTGCATAGCCCAGGTTGGATAAGGGACTCTTACTGGGGCTGTCAAACCAAGAAGTTGAGTTTCCATGGGGTTATTTTCTTTATAGTGCTGGTACAGTGTATAATTTTGACAGAAAATGCATCTTAGTCCTTGTGACCATGAGTCTagggtttcttaaaaaaaagtttagcacCTGAGCCCATTTTCCATGTCTTGAAATTCTCTCCAAATGAGGAGCACCAACAGTGAGAATGACCCAGTTTTGTCACTAATGATGTCCAATGAGAAAGGTGCCCACACAAAACACTCCTACAAAATTGCTCATACTGGCTGGGCATAGATGTGAACACAGCAAAGAAGTTAATCTAAATACACTTTGGCTGCAATATGGAGCAGAAAATACCTGGAATTAACACTTTAGGACTTATTTtgaaacaaacacacacactctctctctctctctctctctctctctctctctctctctctctctcacacacacacacacacacacacacacacacacaaaattggGAATCAGTTTCCATAATCCCCCTGTGACAGAAGATTGACTGACacactctcattctctctctctctccctccctcccttcccccccattcttcccccctctctccctcccacaagCTTTGTTTCTGGAGGAATTATTCGCACACGTTCCTGTGTGTCCATTCCTAAAGCCACATCCCTGCTCTTTCNTCCCCCCtattcttcccccctctctccctcccacaagCTTTGTTTCTGGAGGAATTATTCGCACACGTTCCTGTGTGTCCATTCCTAAAGCCACATCCCTGCTCTTTCTTGGGCCTCACACACAGAGGTActtctccttttccccacccCTTTCATGGTCCAATTCAGAGTTTATATAAAAAAGTCTCTGCATCCAAGATGATTATCAAACACTTTGCAGCTGGACCTGGAGGTCTCTGTGTAGTATCCTCCAGCCTGTGATGCTCCAAGCTTCATCTCTGCACAAAACTCTCGTCAGGAGAAATGGGGGGAAAATCCCCCAGTTTGTCTGGCCTCAATTTTCAAAGGTTCTCAAGACCCTGAAAATCCATTCCACTGATTCTGACCATTTTAcctggagggagagggaagacagTGGAAATAGGGAACAAAGGGGGGCATGAGGTGGAttttgggggtgagggaggggaagggagaggatcTTTATTCTGTTTACAGaaagatttgtttttataaaacaaaaagtgatttctctccccaccccctaatCCTCACCCCAACAGTTCTAttctgaaaaagaaggaaaaatagttaAATCAGGAAATTCTTCATTGTTATAGGTGTTACCCTGGTCTCCCAACATAGACAGCATctcctaaagagaaaaaagaataaaattagacATTAAAATTCAGTCCTTTACATCCATCAAACACCTCTTTCTTCTGACAATTTGTGTTTAACAgagccccctcctcctcctcctgctcctctaTGTCCCCTGGTTCCAACCCCTCTATTCACTCTGCACAGACCTCTGGATAGTTAGGATTAATGCTACACTTGTCTAAACCTGCTTTGATTTGCTCCTGTTGGGTGGTATGTGTCCTCAACAACCCTGAGACAGACCAGCTTCCTCTTCCTCAGAGCCACACCCTGTCCCCCTCACCCTACATGCTGCTGGAGCCTAGGATGACAGGGTCCAGGGCTACCTTCCTGCTCAAGTCATCACTCCCCCTCACTCCAGTTTAGCCCAATTCTTTCTTGCCTGATTCTCTCTGGCCCCTTTACCCTGTGGTTTCTTTCCTGCCTCCTCCAAGTTCCTCACCTGGAAGACTTCAGGCTGGCTGGGCTGCTGTGGTGGTGGCTGCACATGCTGCTCCCCAGAGCCGGACCGGTGGTGGGTCTGCTGCCCCTGTGGCCACTGTGGCCACACACTCACTCCTTCTGCTGTGCGGGCCTGAAACTGCCCTGAGGGCTGTCCGGCTTCAGTGGCTGCGGAGAGATGCCACCCTTTGGTAAACTGGGTTGGTGCCAATATTCCCCCCACAGAGGCAATGGGTAACCCCCCCAAAAGAACTTAGTCAGTGCTTTGTTAGAGATGTAATCCTTTTGCCTAATAaaatttgccctcagatattAGAACACATTAAACTTTCTCCACCCGAACAGGTTCTATATTAATATTAGGGAACTGGCatctatataacactttaaggtttttatagtgttttatttatatatgattttGTTTGATCCTATGGTGGGGGGGAGGCAGCACTATACATATGATGAGCCctgtttttcagataaggaaattgaaggtgagaaaatttaagtgatttagtATAATCACACAATTATTAGGGACAAGTGAATAAGCATTTGTGTAACAGCACCTACTATGcatcaggcactatactaagtgctttatagctataatctcagttgatcctcacaacaactctgagaggtaggtgatattatcagacccatttgcagatgaggaaagaggcaaacaaaggtttggggaacttgcccaggatcacacagctaatagtgTCTGTAGCTGAATCTGAACTAAGATCTTCTCTGACTCTGTACCCCCTGCACTCCCTAACTGCCTAACAGGATTTAAACCTAAGCCTCTGCCCTCTCACTTCACCCAGGGCTCCTTCCATGATATTTTGCTGCCTCTCAGTTGGGCTATCACCCCTCCAAAGACAGGATGTGAGTACCCTCTCCCTCCATGCTGAGTCCAGCATCTCCTCAGCAGAACTCCCTTGTGACCTTCCCTATCCTCCAGGGACTCACCAAAGCTAGAGGCCCGACTGGTGAGGCTGGGGTAGGCAGCAGCACCCGACGATGCACTGGGGGTCCCTGCCAGAGACATGGGGCTGAAGGAAGATGGCGTCTGGAAGTTGCTGACAGCAAACTGAGGGGACCGGGTCTTGGATGCTGGTGGGGGGGCCACCTGCTACACAGACAGGCCATGAGCAAAGTAGAGGAGAAGCATCACTAAAAACCTCCTCCTTCTTCCAAAGCTGACTCAGGAAAGAGAAATGTTCCCCTACCCCAACACTGCCAGTTCAGAACTTAGCTCCCTCCCATAACTCTACCTAAACAGTACAAGGCAAAAAAAAGTCATCATGTGGGGAAGAAATGGGGTGAAATCTATACCTGGGCAACGAAGCCAGGACGGGTGCTGGGGTTCCAGGCAGGAGCTGTGCCCTGTGTAGGGTTGGAGTGGCGGGAGATCTGGGCCAGCATTTGCCCTGCAGAAGCTGGTGGCTGAACAATGGTCCCAGGAGGAACCAGGCTGCTGTTTCTAGAAGAGAATAAGATAGCAGGAAGATGGAATGGTAAAGAAACCTGGGAAATAAAGTACATTTCATCACCTTGGGCCTCTCCTTTGTGCTAGAAATAACCTGACATTAGAATttagaaaagagacagacagaccacATAAGATATGCACAAAGGACTCTTGAGCACAGTGAGAAGGCAGAAGTAACAACAGCACAAGGGGCTAGGCCTTGTGTTGGGACAATTAAAACTCCCTTGTTTTGCTGAGTCTGATAGAAAAGGTGGGGACAAGGAAATCTGGTTTTTTAAGTAGAATCATCAATAATACCTCCTTCCAGGCTCTGAACCGCAATCCCAATACCTCCCCTGCCCCAGAAGACTAGTGGCACATACCAAGAGAGCTCACCTGAAGTTCTCTGCTGATCTGGGGACTGGTGGGAATGTATTTCCCTGGGAGAACAGCTGCTGGCTAGCTGGGACAGTGCTGCTAGTGATGCCTTTATTCTGATCtgtaaagaaaaggaaggggcaCAGAGTAAGGTGACAGTCCAGGGACCTGTACTGGCAAGTTCAAAATATCCTCCAAAGTCACAAGAGGGGGATGAATAAAAAGACTGCAAATGCCTAGATCTGGATCCACCAAGAGTTCAAGCTGTATGGGGTTAAGTAGCACAGTAgagagagtgtcaggcctggTGTTAGGAGaacttaggtttaaatctggcctcagacacttcctggctgtgtaaccctgggtaagtcacttaaccctgcattgatcagcccttgcccttctgccctGGAATTGTTACTAGGAAAGTaaggatttctttaaaaaaaaaaaattcaagttggAATCTtgatggggagaaggaaggggtagGGGTTGGGGTGGAGAACAGCCTAAGTTTTTATTCTAGATGAAGCACTGGGTCAGTTGACAGAAATTCAGCTGAAACAGCTCCTGTCCACAAGTGTTTTATAGTTCACTGGAGAAAATGATATGTAAAGAGATAACAGAAAGCAATTAACAACTAAGATAAGGACTaggcctatgatttcattggtagaaagAACCTTAACCAGTGCCAGCCAGTAGAGTCTTAAGAGAACTGCCTAAAGTTGTGAGTCATTCAGCGACCGCCCAGTCTGAAGCTGGTGATGGGTCAGAGATGATTCACCAAagttgaacccagattttcctttATGCACTATGCCATCTGGGCTTCCAATGGGGGAAGAtgtaaggatgagatttgtgcaagggagatgggaccaaaggagccagagaaggcag
The sequence above is drawn from the Gracilinanus agilis isolate LMUSP501 unplaced genomic scaffold, AgileGrace unplaced_scaffold37848, whole genome shotgun sequence genome and encodes:
- the LOC123255026 gene encoding aryl hydrocarbon receptor nuclear translocator-like yields the protein QNKGITSSTVPASQQLFSQGNTFPPVPRSAENFRNSSLVPPGTIVQPPASAGQMLAQISRHSNPTQGTAPAWNPSTRPGFVAQVAPPPASKTRSPQFAVSNFQTPSSFSPMSLAGTPSASSGAAAYPSLTSRASSFATEAGQPSGQFQARTAEGVSVWPQWPQGQQTHHRSGSGEQHVQPPPQQPSQPEVFQEMLSMLGDQGNTYNNEEFPDLTIFPSFSE